One Scophthalmus maximus strain ysfricsl-2021 chromosome 1, ASM2237912v1, whole genome shotgun sequence genomic region harbors:
- the LOC118302493 gene encoding cell adhesion molecule 4 has protein sequence MNVYTTPGPGVPMSAGTHPPLPEAVTFVLTKEITTDDGAFAAFIGGIVGALLLALICVIAALLWCLSRHKGSYVTNELDDDDDGADADAGGYDIDDDDEQFRSDIVLQIKEPLKRKDSE, from the exons ATGAACGTGTACACGACCCCCGGCCCAGGAGTTCCGATGTCGGCGGGaactcatcctcctcttccagaGGCTGTGACCTTCGTACTGACAAAGG AAATCACCACAGACGATGGAGCTTTTGCAGCCTTCATTGGAG GGATCGTCGGTGCGTTGCTGCTGGCACTGATCTGTGTAATCGCTGCGTTGCTGTGGTGTCTGTCCAGACATAAAGGCTCGTACGTCACCAACGAGTtggacgacgatgacgatggcGCCGACGCCGACGCCGGAGGCTACGATATCGACGACGACGATGAGCAATTCCGCTCGGACATTGTTCTCCAGATCAAGGAACCTCTGAAGCGCAAAGACAGCGAGTGA
- the s100b gene encoding protein S100-B → MTDLETSMATIIAVFQKYSEREGDKHKLKKSELKDLLHDELPDLMAHVKDQAALDSLMETLDADGDAECDFQEFMTFISVVTVCCHEFFEHGDE, encoded by the exons ATGACCGACCTGGAGACGTCGATGGCGACCATCATCGCGGTGTTTCAGAAGTACTccgagagggagggggacaaacacaaactgaagaaGAGCGAGCTGAAAGACCTGCTCCACGACGAGCTGCCGGATCTGATGGCG cATGTGAAAGACCAGGCGGCGCTGGACAGTCTGATGGAAACCCTGGACGCAGACGGCGACGCCGAGTGCGACTTCCAGGAGTTCATGACATTCATCTCCGTGGTTACCGTCTGTTGCCACGAGTTTTTCGAGCACGGGGACGAGTAG